In the genome of Deltaproteobacteria bacterium, the window CTCACCCGATGGGTGAACGGGATTTGGCCCTGCAAAAGCGTGAAGTGCGCGGGGCGGAACCGATGCAGGTCGACACCTTCGGCGGACGACTTGATGTGGAGTGGGATACCGATTCCAAGGCCACACCCACCGGACAGTTGGCGTTCTTCGCCGAGTTTCTCAAGAGCGCCGGCGTGTTCGACGATTGGGTCGGGGAGTGTCCGCTTTCGTACACCAGTCCGAACGCTCCGACGAACCGGGACATCCTCGGGACGTGGATGCTGTCGGTATTGGCCGGTCACAAGCGCTACGCGCACGTCACCGCGTTGCG includes:
- a CDS encoding transposase translates to MGERDLALQKREVRGAEPMQVDTFGGRLDVEWDTDSKATPTGQLAFFAEFLKSAGVFDDWVGECPLSYTSPNAPTNRDILGTWMLSVLAGHKRYAHVTALR